The DNA segment TTCGATTCAGGCTCATCTCATAGAGCAGTATTAGAAGGACGAGATAATTTATCATTCCCATCAGATTTATACTTTGAAGGTAGTGACCAATATCGCGGTTGGTTTAACTCTTCAATCACAACATCTGTGGCTACAAGAGGTAAATCACCTTATAAAATGTTACTTTCTCACGGTTTCGTTATGGATGGCGAAGGTAAGAAAATGAGTAAATCATTAGGTAACACGATTGTGCCTGATCAAATCATTAAACAAAAAGGTGCTGACATTGCACGTTTATGGGTAAGTAGTGTTGATTTCTTAAATGATGTTCGTATCTCAGATGAAATCTTAAAACAAACTGCCGATGTGTATCGTAAGATTAGAAATACATTGAGATTCATGTTAGGTAATGTGAATGATTTTGATCCGAAATCGAATGCTATTGCTGAAAATGAATTACTTGATGTAGATCGCTATATCTTAAATAGATTAAGAGAATTTACTGCCAACACATTTGAACACTATGATAACTTCGATTATCTAGATATCTATCAAGAAGTTCAAAACTTCATTAACGTAGAATTAAGTAATTTCTACTTAGATTACGGTAAAGATATTTTATATATCGAAGAACGTGACTCACATAAACGTCGTAGCATGCAAACTGTGCTATATCAAATTGTCGTTGATATGACACGTTTATTAGCACCAATCTTAGTGCATACAGCTGATGAAGTTTGGTCACACATCCCTCATGTTGAAGCTGAAAGTGTACATTTAACACACATGCCTGAAGTCAAAGATGTGGATACAGAATTCGTTGAAAAATGGAATACATTAATGCATTTACGTGACGATGTTAACCGTGCATTAGAATCAGCTAGAAACGATAAAACAATCGGTAAATCACTTGAAGCAAAAGTTACAATCGCTAGTAATGATAACTTTGATGCAACTTCATTCTTACAACAATTCGATGATTTACAACAATTATTTATAACTTCTCAAGTTGAAGTCGTGGATACGCTTAATGATGGTGAATCATATCAATATGGTGATATCCGTATTGAACACGCACATGGCGAAAAATGTCAACGTTGCTGGAACTATAGTGAAACACTAGGTTCTGTAGGAGAGCTAGATGATTTATGTCCACGATGCCAAGAAGTTGTTAAAACACTTGTATAAGTGACAACGTATTATCTTTAATAATAACTTTATAGTGACTGCTTGTCTTATTTTGACTCGAGGACAAGCAGTCACTTTTTTATTGGAAACTCATTTTAAAAATGAACAACGTATGACGTAATCATTCGAGAATGATTAATACGTACTCTAACTTTTTTTATCACTTTGAGTAAGATATAATAAAGATTGTTAAACTGAAGGAACTAAGAACAGGAGGTACGACATGAAACGTCAGTACTATATCGGAATTACATTATTTGTCACACTCTTTATTATAATAGCAGATCAAATTACAAAGTTGATTATCGCAAGTTCGATGAAAGTTGGAGATTCATTTGAAGTGATTCCTCAATTTTTAAATATTACCTCTCACCGAAATGACGGAGCTGCTTGGGGCATGTTAAGCGGTAAGATGGGCTTGTTCTATATTATTACTATTATCGTATTAATCGTACTCGTCTATTTCTATGTGAAAGAAGCGAAAAATAATTTATTTATGCAAATAGCGATTAGTTTAATATTTGCAGGTGCACTTGGAAACTTTATTGATCGTGTCATACATGGAAAAGTAGTCGATTTTATTGATACATATATATTTGGCTATGATTTCCCAATATTTAATATTGCAGATGCAAGCTTAACTATTGGCGTAATTTTAATCATTATTGCTTTATTCAAAGATTCGTCGAAAGAAAAATAACATAAAGGAGTGAGTTATGAATGCAAAGCTTTAATTTTACAGTAGAAACTCCAGAAGATGTCGGTAAACGTATCGACAAAATATTACCAGAATTTAATGGCGAATGGTCACGTACACAAATTCAAGACTGGATAAAAGAGTCGCTCGTTCAAGTTAATGATAAAGTAGTTAAATCAAACTACAAAGTAAAGCTTGATGATCAAATCGTTGTTACGGAAAAAGAAACAGTTGAAGCAGACATTGAACCTGAAGATTTAAACTTAGATATTTATTATGAAGATGATGATGTGGCTGTAGTTTATAAACCTAAAGGGATGGTCGTACACCCCTCAGCTGGACATTATTCAGGTACATTAGTTAATGGATTGATGTATCAAATGAAAGATTTATCAGGAATAAATGGGGAAATCCGCCCGGGCATTGTTCACCGTATTGATAAAGATACTTCTGGGTTGTTAATGGTAGCTAAAAACGATCAAGCGCACCGAAGCCTTGTAGATCAATTAGTAGAAAAATCAGTTACACGTAAATATGTCGCTTTAGTCCACGGAAATATTCCACATGATTATGGTACAGTTGACGCACCAATAGGGAGAAATACGAAAGATCGTCAATCTATGGACGTTGTTGACGAAGGTAAAGAAGCGATTACACATTTTAATGTATTGGAACATTTTAATAACTATACATTAATTGAATGTCAGCTTGAAACAGGGCGTACCCATCAAATACGTGTGCATATGAAATATATTGGCTATCCACTTGTAGGGGATCCAAAATATGGACCTAGAAAGACATTAGATATAGGTGGTCAAGCATTGCATGCAGGCGTAATAGGCTTCGAACATCCAGTGACTGGCGAATATACAGAGCAAACATCAGAGCTACCTGAGGAATTCCAAAAGGTATTAGAAGACATTCGTAAGAGCGACAAATAAACATCAACGTTCGTATCACGCTAAATATATTATTGAAAATTATATTCGAAATTCATTTGCATGACATTTTAAATCATGGTATCATGAATGTAATTTAATAATGAAAACGTACGTCTTTAATTGCAGTCCAGAGAGGCTTCAAAGACATGAATGTACACACAGTTAAGTAGTTAGACTAATGGTTAGGATGTATATTAATATCCATAACTTAGCGTCTAACTGATGATATCAATCTGTATCTTTAGACACCTAACCGATGGTGTTTGATGTTTGAGAATAAATTAACTTGTGATAAACCTCATGTCTAAGCCAAAGACATGAGGTTTTCTTTTTATTATACATAAATAATAAATTATTGCTACGAAGGTAGGTGCCTAAATTGTCAGAGAGAATTATTATGGATGAAGCAGCTATTGAAAGAACAACAACACGTATCGCACATGAAATTTTAGAATATAATAAAGGTACGGATAATTTAATTCTGTTAGGTATTAAAACACGAGGTGCATTTTTAGCACGAAGAATTCAACAGAAGATCGAGCGTATAGAAGATACTGTTGTACCTACAGGAACACTAGATATTACACAATTTCGAGATGACTTGGAACAAAAGCGCACACCTATTGGCAAACAAACATACGAAATCGATGTGAATATTACCGATCAGGTTGTTATCATTATCGATGATGTCTTATATACAGGGCGAACGGTTCGAGCTTCACTAGATGCTGTATTGCAATACGCACGACCTAAGAAAATTGGCCTCGCCACATTAGTCGATCGAGGTCATCGTGAACTACCAATACGTGCTGACTTTGTTGGAAAGAACATACCAACTGCAAGAGAAGAAGCAGTATCAGTGTTTCTTGAAGAAATCGATCCAAGAAATGCTGTAGTAATTGAATAGCACCTTTAATTCAGTACGAGAGACTGAAAAGGGGGATGTTCAAATATTACGTTTTTGCATAAAAACTTAAGTATTCGAAAAGCTTTCTCAATTAAACTTAAGCTATATATTTAGGTGAAACGTAAATTGAACATTTCAAAGCATAATCTATATATTTTAATGATTTATAAACTACATGCGAATATAGTTGCGTCGCACAGTTGATTCATTAAATTAGGATTTTGTCTACTTTTTAGTCTCTTTACATGAAATAAATGTAAAGAGATTTTTTTATGGAAGGATATATAAAAATGATGAAAAATGAAGCGATGTTTGAACGCACGGTTAAACCAATATTAGATGTAAAAGACAAACCAAAATTGAGTCAGTGGGCTTTTTTAAGTACACAGCATTTATTTGCGATGTTTGGTTCTACCGTATTAGTTCCATTTTTAACAGGTTTACCGATATCCTCAGCATTAATTGCATCAGGTATTGGGACACTATTGTACATCTTAATTACGCAAGCTAAGATTCCAGCTTATCTCGGTTCAAGCTTTGCTTTTATCACACCGATAATCACTGGATTACATTCTCACAGTTTAGGTGACATGTTAATTGCATTATTCATGAGTGGGTTAATGTACATCTTAATTGGTTTAGCTATTAAGTTGAGCGGTACGAGATGGTTGATGCGTTTATTACCACCTGTTGTGGTAGGACCAGTCATCATGGTTATCGGTTTAAGTTTAGCACCTACTGCAGTCAATATGGCCATGTTTGAAAATTCTGCAGATATGAAAGGCTATAACTTAAGTTATGTTGTTGTCGCAATGGTAACATTGTTAGTCACAATCATCGTTCAAGGATTCTTTAAAGGTTTTCTATCTTTAATACCGGTACTTATCGGCATTACTACCGGTTATATATTATCAGCGTTTATGGGCTTAGTTAAATTTAGCTCTATCGCCGAAGCGAAGTGGTTACAGTTTCCTGAAATTTATTTACCGTTTAAAGATTACACTCCGTCTTTCAATCTAGGTTTGATATTAGTTTTAATACCTATCGTCTTTGTGACTGTTAGTGAACATATTGGCCACCAACTAGTAATTAATAAAATCGTAGGTAAAAACTTCTTTGAAGATCCAGGGCTCGATAGGTCAATTATAGGTGATGGTGTATCGACGATGTTTGCTAGTCTCATCGGTGGTCCACCAAGTACGACATACGGTGAAAATATCGGTGTACTTGCAATTACTAAAATCTATAGTATTTATGTAATTGGTGGGGCGGCATGTATCGCAATCTTATTAGGGTTTATTGGAAAATTTACGGCACTTGTGTCATCAATACCAACACCCGTTATGGGTGGCGTATCAATTCTACTTTTCGGTATTATTGCGGCAAGTGGATTGAGAATGCTGGTAGAAAGTAATGTAGATTTCTCAAGTAATCGTAATTTAGTGATCGCGTCGGTCATCTTAGTCATCGGTATTGGAAATTTAGTATTTAACTTAAATGGAGTGGGTATCAAATTAGAAATTGAAGGTATGGCATTAGCTGCGTTAGCAGGCATCATATTGAATTTGATATTACCCGAAACTTCTAAGGCTCAACAGTAAGAAAATGTGCTTAAATGGAGGTCTTAAATTGGAAAATTTATTATCTATGGAACATCTTTCAAATACAGAAATAAAGACATTAATCCAGCGTGCAAGTGAGATTAAGAATGGTCAATATGAGCCACAACAGTATGACAAGCAATTTGTCGCAAATTTATTCTTTGAAAATTCAACACGTACCAAAAGCAGTTTCCTCGTAGCTGAACAAAAGCTAGGACTAAAATTAATTGATTTTGAAACTTCAACTTCTTCAGTGCAAAAGGGTGAGTCACTCTATGATACATGTAAAACGCTGGAGATGGTCGGTGCAGATGTGTTAGTCATTCGTCACTCACAAAATGCTTATTACGACGAATTAGCTTCATTAAATATACCTATTATTAACGGTGGAGATGGAAGTGGCCAACACCCTACACAAAGTTTGCTTGATTTAATGACAATTAATGAGGAATTTGGTTCATTTGAAGGACTGAATATTTTGATTTGTGGCGATATTAAAAATTCTCGTGTAGCGAGAAGCAATTACCATAGTTTAAAAGCTTTAGGCGCTAACGTGATGTTTTCAAGTCCTGACTCGTGGAAAGATGAGCGTTTAGATGCACCGTATGTGGATATTGATGAAGTGATTGATCAAGTTGATATCGTCATGTTATTAAGAGTACAACATGAAAGACATGAACAAAGTGAAAGTAAGCAATTTGAAGTGAACGATTATCATGAACATTTTGGTTTGACTTTAAAACGTTACGAACAATTGCAAGATCATGCGATTGTGATGCATCCAGCACCAGTCAATCGCGGTGTAGAAATCGATGCTTCTCTTGTAGAAGCTTCACAGTCTCGTATTTTTGAACAAATGGAAAATGGCATGTATTTAAGAATGGCAGTCATTGATTATATTTTACAGAAAAAGGGGTAATTAAAATGAAATTAATAACGAATGCTAAAATATTAAAAAACGGTGAACTTACAGACGTATCAATTTTAATTGATGGAAAGAAAATTAAACAGATTGGTCAACAAATCGAAGTAGATGACAACACAGAAGTCATTGATGCCCAAGGCCAATTCGTTGCGCCAGGTTTAGTTGACGTACACGTACATTTACGTGAACCAGGCGGAGAACATAAAGAGACAATTGAAACAGGTACGAAAGCAGCAGCAAGAGGCGGCTTTACAACTGTTTGCCCAATGCCAAATACAAGACCTGTACCTGATTCAGTAGCCAATATGCAACATTTAAACGCGTTAATCGAAGCGAATGCTCAAGTTCGTGTATTACCATATGCAGCTATTACAGTTAGACAAGCAGGTCAAGAACATGTAGATTTCGAAGCACTTACTCAACAAGGCGCATTTGCTTTCACAGATGATGGTGTTGGTGTCCAACAAGCGAGTATGATGTATGAAGCAATGAAAGCAGCAGCGAAGCAAAATAAAGCCGTTGTCGCACACTGCGAAGATAATAGCTTAATCTATGGTGGAGCAATGCATGATGGTAAACGTAGTAAAGAATTAGATATCCCTGGTATTCCAAATATTTGTGAAGCGGTTCAAATAGCTCGTGATGTATTATTAGCTGAAGCAGCTGGTGCACACTATCACGTATGTCACGTATCTACGAAAGAAAGTGTTCGTACAATTCGCGATGCTAAAAAGGCTGGTATCAACGTGACAGCTGAGGTCACACCACATCACTTATTATTAACTGAAGATGATGTACCAGGTGATAATGCGATTTATAAAATGAATCCACCACTAAGAAGTAAAGAAGACCGTGATGCATTATTAGAAGGTTTATTAGATGGTACGATTGATTGTATCGCAACGGATCATGCACCACATGCAGCTGAAGAAAAAGACCAACCAATGACGAAAGCACCATTCGGTATCGTAGGTAGTGAAACAGCATTCCCATTATTATATACAAACTTTGTTAAAAATGGTGACTGGTCATTACAACAACTTGTTGATTATTTAACAATCAAACCAGCACAAACTTTTGATTTACCATACGGTACTTTAGAAGAAGGTAGTCTTGCTGATTTAACAGTTATTAATTTAGATGAAGAAAGAGAAATTAAAGCTGAAGACTTCGCATCAAAAGGAACGAACACACCATTCTTAGGAAATAAAGTATACGGCACTCCAGTATTAACATTAGTTGAAGGTGAAGTTAAATTTAAGGAGGAAAAATAATGTTGCAAAAACGATATCTTGTGCTAGAAGATGGTTCTTACTATGAAGGTTATCCAATAGGTTCAGATGAAGTTACAGAAGGCGAAATCGTATTTAATACTGCGATGACAGGTTATCAAGAAACAATTTCAGACCCATCTTATACAGGTCAAATTATTACATTCACATATCCATTAATTGGAAATTATGGTATCAATCGAGATGACTTTGAATCACTTGTACCAACATTAAATGGAGTTGTTGTGAAAGAAGCAAGTACACACCCAAGTAACTTCAGAAAGCAAAAGACGTTCCATGAAATTCTTGTCGAATATAATATTCCTGGTATTAAAGGTGTCGATACACGTAGTATCACGCGTAAGATTAGACAATTCGGTGTGCTTAAAGCTGCATTTACCGATGATAAAGCACAAATCGATCAAGTTATTGAACGATTAAAAACATTAGAATTACCTCGAAACGAAGTTACAACTGTATCAACCAAATCACCTTATGTTTCAACGGGTTATGATTTAAGTGTTGTACTAGTGGACTTCGGTAAAAAACAAAACATCGTCAGAGAGCTGAACGCGCGTGGATGTAACGTAACAGTTGTACCATATGATACTTCAGCTGAAGCGATTAAACGTATGACACCGGATGGCGTAATGTTATCAAATGGTCCTGGTGATCCAGAAGAAGTTCAAGTAGCAGTTGAAATGATTAAAGGTATATTAGGACATATTCCGTTCTTCGGTATCTGTTTAGGACATCAACTCTTTGCACTTTCTCAAGGTGCTACTTCATTTAAAATGAAATTCGGTCATCGTGGTGCGAACCACCCAGTTAAAGATTTGAAAACAGGTAAAATCGCCTTAACAAGTCAAAACCATGGTTATGCGATAGATAAAGATTCGTTAAAAGATACGGAATTAG comes from the Staphylococcus hsinchuensis genome and includes:
- the lspA gene encoding signal peptidase II — translated: MKRQYYIGITLFVTLFIIIADQITKLIIASSMKVGDSFEVIPQFLNITSHRNDGAAWGMLSGKMGLFYIITIIVLIVLVYFYVKEAKNNLFMQIAISLIFAGALGNFIDRVIHGKVVDFIDTYIFGYDFPIFNIADASLTIGVILIIIALFKDSSKEK
- a CDS encoding RluA family pseudouridine synthase gives rise to the protein MQSFNFTVETPEDVGKRIDKILPEFNGEWSRTQIQDWIKESLVQVNDKVVKSNYKVKLDDQIVVTEKETVEADIEPEDLNLDIYYEDDDVAVVYKPKGMVVHPSAGHYSGTLVNGLMYQMKDLSGINGEIRPGIVHRIDKDTSGLLMVAKNDQAHRSLVDQLVEKSVTRKYVALVHGNIPHDYGTVDAPIGRNTKDRQSMDVVDEGKEAITHFNVLEHFNNYTLIECQLETGRTHQIRVHMKYIGYPLVGDPKYGPRKTLDIGGQALHAGVIGFEHPVTGEYTEQTSELPEEFQKVLEDIRKSDK
- the pyrR gene encoding bifunctional pyr operon transcriptional regulator/uracil phosphoribosyltransferase PyrR produces the protein MSERIIMDEAAIERTTTRIAHEILEYNKGTDNLILLGIKTRGAFLARRIQQKIERIEDTVVPTGTLDITQFRDDLEQKRTPIGKQTYEIDVNITDQVVIIIDDVLYTGRTVRASLDAVLQYARPKKIGLATLVDRGHRELPIRADFVGKNIPTAREEAVSVFLEEIDPRNAVVIE
- a CDS encoding uracil-xanthine permease family protein, which produces MKNEAMFERTVKPILDVKDKPKLSQWAFLSTQHLFAMFGSTVLVPFLTGLPISSALIASGIGTLLYILITQAKIPAYLGSSFAFITPIITGLHSHSLGDMLIALFMSGLMYILIGLAIKLSGTRWLMRLLPPVVVGPVIMVIGLSLAPTAVNMAMFENSADMKGYNLSYVVVAMVTLLVTIIVQGFFKGFLSLIPVLIGITTGYILSAFMGLVKFSSIAEAKWLQFPEIYLPFKDYTPSFNLGLILVLIPIVFVTVSEHIGHQLVINKIVGKNFFEDPGLDRSIIGDGVSTMFASLIGGPPSTTYGENIGVLAITKIYSIYVIGGAACIAILLGFIGKFTALVSSIPTPVMGGVSILLFGIIAASGLRMLVESNVDFSSNRNLVIASVILVIGIGNLVFNLNGVGIKLEIEGMALAALAGIILNLILPETSKAQQ
- a CDS encoding aspartate carbamoyltransferase catalytic subunit produces the protein MENLLSMEHLSNTEIKTLIQRASEIKNGQYEPQQYDKQFVANLFFENSTRTKSSFLVAEQKLGLKLIDFETSTSSVQKGESLYDTCKTLEMVGADVLVIRHSQNAYYDELASLNIPIINGGDGSGQHPTQSLLDLMTINEEFGSFEGLNILICGDIKNSRVARSNYHSLKALGANVMFSSPDSWKDERLDAPYVDIDEVIDQVDIVMLLRVQHERHEQSESKQFEVNDYHEHFGLTLKRYEQLQDHAIVMHPAPVNRGVEIDASLVEASQSRIFEQMENGMYLRMAVIDYILQKKG
- a CDS encoding dihydroorotase, with product MKLITNAKILKNGELTDVSILIDGKKIKQIGQQIEVDDNTEVIDAQGQFVAPGLVDVHVHLREPGGEHKETIETGTKAAARGGFTTVCPMPNTRPVPDSVANMQHLNALIEANAQVRVLPYAAITVRQAGQEHVDFEALTQQGAFAFTDDGVGVQQASMMYEAMKAAAKQNKAVVAHCEDNSLIYGGAMHDGKRSKELDIPGIPNICEAVQIARDVLLAEAAGAHYHVCHVSTKESVRTIRDAKKAGINVTAEVTPHHLLLTEDDVPGDNAIYKMNPPLRSKEDRDALLEGLLDGTIDCIATDHAPHAAEEKDQPMTKAPFGIVGSETAFPLLYTNFVKNGDWSLQQLVDYLTIKPAQTFDLPYGTLEEGSLADLTVINLDEEREIKAEDFASKGTNTPFLGNKVYGTPVLTLVEGEVKFKEEK
- a CDS encoding carbamoyl phosphate synthase small subunit gives rise to the protein MLQKRYLVLEDGSYYEGYPIGSDEVTEGEIVFNTAMTGYQETISDPSYTGQIITFTYPLIGNYGINRDDFESLVPTLNGVVVKEASTHPSNFRKQKTFHEILVEYNIPGIKGVDTRSITRKIRQFGVLKAAFTDDKAQIDQVIERLKTLELPRNEVTTVSTKSPYVSTGYDLSVVLVDFGKKQNIVRELNARGCNVTVVPYDTSAEAIKRMTPDGVMLSNGPGDPEEVQVAVEMIKGILGHIPFFGICLGHQLFALSQGATSFKMKFGHRGANHPVKDLKTGKIALTSQNHGYAIDKDSLKDTELEVTHIAINDNTVEGLRHKTLPAFSVQYHPEACPGPTDSNYLFDEFIKMMKQYQTKEHTINA